The DNA sequence TTGCCCCAATAACAGCTGCAAGTACTGCTCGTGTCAATCTAGTTGTTGTTATAATGATATGCTCTGTACTTGTACCATCAAAATTAACAAAAGCATCTATAACGGTTGTTACTGGAATCGAAATTTTTCCGAGCATAATACTTAAACAAAATGTGATTAAAAACATTAAAATGAGAAATAACAAGCTTACTAGTTTTGGAATCTTTCTAAATTTTCGCATAATTCTCTCCCTTTCTACAAGAGAAATGGCAAGGAGAGTGAGAGTACACTCTCTCCTCCTTGCCTAATGATTCATTTATTTTTCTAACCCTAATCTGTCATATACATCATCTAGCATTAAATTCGCAGCGATGATTCCACCTGCCATGTTCCAAGTCACAGCATCTACCATATACACTTGGTCATTGTTCACAGCATCCAACGTAGCCCAAAGTGGATGTGCTTTCCATTCTTCAAATGTTTGTTCAACCGCAGGGTCATCCTCATTGAAGATGTAGAAGATATCTGCATTCATTTCTGTTATTGCTTCTTTATCTTCTAGGATAATGCCCCATTCTTCACTTTGTTGATTTTCAGGTCTAGTAAACCCTAAATCTGCTAAAATTGAGCCTGCAAATCCAGTAAAGTAAATACGTGCATGGTCTGCTCTAAAGTTTAGAATAGACACATTTAGCGGCCACTCGTCACCTAACGTTTCCTGAGCTTTCGTTTGGAAGTCGGCAACCCTAGCATCCCAATCCGCTAATAGCTGGTTAGCTTCTTCTTCCTTGTTCATTGCTTTCCCCATAAGTTCCACTGTTTCTTCAAATACAAAGACTGTTTCATGCGTTACTGTCGGGGCAATCGCAGTTAATTGATCATATATTTCTTCATGTCTCATTTGTGAAGCGATAATTAGATCCGGTTTTAGTTTTGCAATTTCTTCAAGGTTCGGTTGATTTTCTTCTCCTAAATCAACTGTTCCCTCTAAATCATCACGTAAGTATTCATAAAAAGGTTGTTCTACCCAAGACTGAACCGCTCCAACTGGAGTTACTCCAAATGCAACTGCCGCGTCAGTTGCTCCTTGATATAACGTAACAATGCGTTGTGGTGTTCCTTCTACGACTGTTGTTCCCATCGCATGTACAATTTCTCTACTATCATTATTTGAAACTTCTTCTTGCTGTTCTTCTTGTGTTTCTTCAGGTGTTTCTTCTACTGGTGCATTAGAATCTGTACTACCGCAACCTGTAGCAATGAACATCATCGCTAAAAGAATAGCAAATACAATGGCTAGATTTGATACTGAAAACATTTTCTTGGACATATAGTTTCCCTCTCTTACCCTAATGAGTTTGATAATCATTATCAACATAGTTGATTATAATTATCATTCTCATAAAATGCAATACCTTTTTTACATTATTTTCTTATGATGCATAAGAAAAACGGCAAAGCCGTCTTTGATTAATTGCGATGTGCGAAGCCACTGCCCTCTTTTGAAAAGTGCTTTAATAAATGTACTTCTTATTAAAATATGCGCAGTGAGCGAAGCCATCGCCCTTCCCTGAACTCGCTTTCAAGTCATCTATGAGCAACTAACATTTTTCTAATATGTAAAAAAAGAAAAAGAGCCCTTTAAGGACTCTTACTTCTGAAGTGCATATAGTTTTGAGAACATTCCTTTTTTATGTGAGAGCAACTCTTGATGAGTTCCGTCTTCTACAATTCCTTCCTCCGTCACAACAACAATACGGTCAGCATTTTTTATCGTACCTAAACGATGTGCAATGATAAGTGTTGTTCGGTCTTTAGCAAGGTCATTCAATGCCTCTTGAATAATCGTCTCTGTTTCTGTATCAAGAGCTGATGTCGCTTCATCTAGTATAAGAATAGGTGGGTTTTTCAAGAACATTCTAGCAATGGCTAGTCGTTGTTTCTGTCCTCCTGATAACTTTAGTCCTCTTTCCCCTATTTGAGTCTCATAGCCATCAAGCAATGACTCAATTAAATCTGTTAAATGAGCTTTCCTTGCTGCTTCTTCTATTTCAGCCTGACTTGCTTGTAAGTTTCCATAGGCTATGTTTTCTTTAATCGTACCTGTAAATAAAAACACATCCTGTTGAACGATACCAATGTGAGAGCGTAATGACTCCTTTGTCATGTCGCGAATATCTATTCCATCTATTGTAATCCTTCCTTCATTCACATCATAGAAGCGAGGGATTAACGCCGATATCGTCGTCTTCCCTGCCCCAGAAGGTCCAACAAACGCAATTGTTTTCCCTGCCTCAATCGATAAGTCGAGGTTCTTTAAAATGGTTCGATGTCGTTCATATCCAAATGTCACATTTTCAAATTGAATGTTTCCCTTTAAATCTGATACTGCTTTAGCACCAGGCTGATTTTCAATATCTGGTTGGGAGTCGATAAGTTCTGTAAACCGTTTAAACCCAGCCATCCCTTTTGGATAAAGCTCTAGCAGTGCGCTTATTTTTTCAATCGGTTTAAAAAGGATGTTTAAATATAAAATAAAAGCGACAAGTTCTCCGTAGGACAATGCCCCTGAAAAACTAAGCCACGCTCCGTAAACAAGAATTGCTACTGTCATTACGCGTGTTGTAATGTATATCCCGGATAAATTGACACTCATCACTTTATACGCTTTAAGCTTTGATTTTCGGAAGAACTGATTGTTTTTATTAAAACGGTCCATTTCATATTGTTCATTTGTGAAAGATTGTACGACACGTACTCCAGACACACTATCTTCTACTTGTGAATTAACATCAGCAATGTTACCAAACATTTTTGCCCAAGCCGCATTCATTTTGATATTTGAATAGGAAATGAGCCAAATAAGAAATGGGACAATAATAATCGCCACTAGTGCTAATTTCACATTTATCGTAAGCATAATCCAAAATGCACCGATGAACGTCATAATCGCAATAAAAAAGTCCTCTGGACCGTGATGAGCTAATTCTCCGATATCCATTAAGTCGTTTGTAATTCGACTCATAATGTTTCCTGTTTTTGTATTGTCAAAATAACGAAACGATTGGCGCTGAACATGGTTGAACAGTTCGCGTCGCATATCGGTTTCAATATTAATCCCTAGCTTGTGGCCCCAGTAATTCACAACAAACTGCATCCCCGAACTCGTCATATAAAGAACGAGTAATCCCACACTTACTGCAGTGATTGTGCTCCAATTCCCATCTGGTAAGAGCTCATCTATAAACCATGAAACAGCAAGCGGGAAGCCAAGTTCTAGTAGTCCCACAAAGACGGCACAAGAAAAATCAATATAAAATAACTTTTTATGAGGTCGGTAATAACTAAAAAAACGCCTAATCATGTAAAAACACCTCTAGTATTCTCTCAAATTAAAGATTAATGATCATACATTACCACAAGACGCTCTTTTCGGGTATTGTTATTTTAAACTTCATTCAAAAACTGTTGTGCACATGCTAAAAGCTCCCTCGCTATGAGGGAGCGTTGTCTTTATAAATCATACTCGAAGTTGCGCCTGTTTGGTTTACATATTTTCCTTGATACGGTTCTGCTCCACCTGTGACTTCAGCAAATACAAGTTGACAGATTCTTCTACCTGGAGTAAGTTCTATCGGAAGTCGATTCGCATTAAACAGTTCTAGAGTAATCTGTCCTTTAAATCCAGGGTCAACCCAGCCGGCATTTTGAATGAAAAGGCCAAGCCTACCAATCGAGCTCCTCCCCTCCACAAAAGCAGTGACATTCGTTGGTAGATCTATCGTTTCCACTGTTGTGGCAAGCATAAACGATTGCGGCGGTAGAATGATAGCCCCTGTCGTTACAGATAAATCTCGATATGTCGCAGGACTCTCAAGCGATATCAAACTCTCTTTATGTTCATCAATCACAACAAAATGTTCACCTAGTCGTAAATCAACTGATGCAGGCTGAATTTGTTCTTCCGTTAGTGGTGTGATTCCTATTTCCTTCGCATGTAACTTCTCTCTGATTGTTTTACTGGATAATATCATTTGTTCACCTAGGCCTGCTGTAACTTCCACTGAAAAGGATCCTCAAGTGTTTCCCAATCACAAACGAGTTCCGTATCGGTTAACAAGCATGCTTCTAATTCTCTTGTAATTTCCTCTTTGTCTAAGTCTGTTCCAATGAACACAAGCTTTGTATGTCGGTCACCGTAATGAACATCCCAAGATTGCACAAGGTGAGGGTTCTCTTTTAAAATTTGATGTTGCTCTGCTTTTGGAAGACTTGCTACCCAATAAGACAAAGGTTCAATAGAGACCGAAGGACCTGCTTGAGACAATAATAGGGCTACATTATTTTGAGTGGCACACCAAGCAATTCCTTTTGCTCTTACAATATTACTAGGCATTGAGTGTGCCCAATTATCAAAACGAATCGAATGAAACGGAATTCTACTTTCATATACAAAAGATGAAATGCCATATTCCTCGGTTTCTGGGGTATGATTGGCATGTCCTTCCGCTAACTCGCGTATCCACCCTGCAGAATTACTCGCGTGTTCAAAATTAAACAAACCTGTATTTACTATCTCTTTTGGTTGGACGGTCGCATTGACAGTACGAATAAGTTTGGCAGTCGGCTGCAAGGTTCGTAATACTTGCTCTAATTTTTCTAATTCCTGTTCAGAGACAAGGTCACATTTATTCAATACGAGAACATCACAAAATTCAATTTGGTCAATTAGCAAATCTGCAATTTCTCGTTCATCCTCTTCCCCTAACGCTTGCTTTCGGTCTAACAAGCTTTCTCCTGAATCAAAATCATGCCAAAAACGATTGGCATCCACCACTGTCACCATTGTGTCTAGTCGGCAAAACTGTGTTAAATCAATGTTTAATTCTTCATCTATGTAAGAAAACGTTTGAGCAACCGGTACCGGCTCACTTATGCCTGTAGACTCAATCACGATGTAATCGATATTACCAGCGAGTGCTAGTTTTTCGACCTCAATTAATAAATCCTCACGCAAAGTGCAACAAATACAACCATTTGACATTTCTACAAGTTTTTCTTCTGTTCTTGATAACTCCCCACCTTGTTTAATCAGTTCAGCATCAATGTTAACTTCACTCATGTCGTTAACAATTACTGCAATTCGCAGTCCATCACGGTTTTGAAGAAGGTGATTAAGTAGCGTTGTTTTTCCTGAACCAAGATACCCACTTAAGACGGTAACTGGGATTGTATTATTCAAAATATTGTCCTCCCTTTACAAATCGTAATCATTCCTATTTATATATTTTAAGTCTACATCAATGGATTGTCAAAGGTTTTGGAAACTCAATTAAACTCCAACCTAAAATCAAAATGATTTTTTAGGGAAGGAGTCTATTAAAGTAGTTTCCAAACATAAGGATTTCCATAATCAGTATTTTTCGTTATGAGAGGCCGATTGAGAACTCAATGAATAATATGTTTTCACTTGAGAACCATCTACTTCACTTAAGAAAAGAGATAAATTAATGTTTTTTATTTTTGATATGGTCGTAATCCCTTCTCGCAGTGTTTTTAGATAAGGATGATAAATTTCATTTAGAATGATTTTATCAATTGCTAGCTTGTGTAATGACCATAAGTCAAACTCATCCTTATTTAAAATAGACAAACAGGCAAAATGAAATACAATCAATCTATCACTTTCAATGAAAACCCTGTCTTTCTTTTTCGTTACCTTAAATTGATTGTTATAAACACAATTCCATGGTGCTGCATCTACTCCAGCATTAGACGATACTTTCACGTAAGGATACTTTTCCGGAATTTGATCCAAGTATTTCTGGTCACCAAACTTCCCGTCTTTTTCAATGTCACCACAATATTCTAAGCAGCGTCTATGCCACCATGTTACACTTTGTAACCCATACTTATCATTTTTAAAACCAATTAATCCTGCCTGGTATTTACCATACTTATTTTCTACCCAATGTAAGTCTCTCTGTGGACATAAATAAATTGAATCTTCTCCCCAGTCCTCAAATAGGATACTAGGGTCTGAGAAAAAAAATAAGTCACCATCAAGATAGATAACCGACTTAAGGTTATAGGTTGTTAATACATGCTTTATAAA is a window from the Bacillus alkalicellulosilyticus genome containing:
- a CDS encoding ABC transporter substrate-binding protein, with amino-acid sequence MSKKMFSVSNLAIVFAILLAMMFIATGCGSTDSNAPVEETPEETQEEQQEEVSNNDSREIVHAMGTTVVEGTPQRIVTLYQGATDAAVAFGVTPVGAVQSWVEQPFYEYLRDDLEGTVDLGEENQPNLEEIAKLKPDLIIASQMRHEEIYDQLTAIAPTVTHETVFVFEETVELMGKAMNKEEEANQLLADWDARVADFQTKAQETLGDEWPLNVSILNFRADHARIYFTGFAGSILADLGFTRPENQQSEEWGIILEDKEAITEMNADIFYIFNEDDPAVEQTFEEWKAHPLWATLDAVNNDQVYMVDAVTWNMAGGIIAANLMLDDVYDRLGLEK
- a CDS encoding ABC transporter ATP-binding protein, with the protein product MIRRFFSYYRPHKKLFYIDFSCAVFVGLLELGFPLAVSWFIDELLPDGNWSTITAVSVGLLVLYMTSSGMQFVVNYWGHKLGINIETDMRRELFNHVQRQSFRYFDNTKTGNIMSRITNDLMDIGELAHHGPEDFFIAIMTFIGAFWIMLTINVKLALVAIIIVPFLIWLISYSNIKMNAAWAKMFGNIADVNSQVEDSVSGVRVVQSFTNEQYEMDRFNKNNQFFRKSKLKAYKVMSVNLSGIYITTRVMTVAILVYGAWLSFSGALSYGELVAFILYLNILFKPIEKISALLELYPKGMAGFKRFTELIDSQPDIENQPGAKAVSDLKGNIQFENVTFGYERHRTILKNLDLSIEAGKTIAFVGPSGAGKTTISALIPRFYDVNEGRITIDGIDIRDMTKESLRSHIGIVQQDVFLFTGTIKENIAYGNLQASQAEIEEAARKAHLTDLIESLLDGYETQIGERGLKLSGGQKQRLAIARMFLKNPPILILDEATSALDTETETIIQEALNDLAKDRTTLIIAHRLGTIKNADRIVVVTEEGIVEDGTHQELLSHKKGMFSKLYALQK
- the dcd gene encoding dCTP deaminase, with translation MILSSKTIREKLHAKEIGITPLTEEQIQPASVDLRLGEHFVVIDEHKESLISLESPATYRDLSVTTGAIILPPQSFMLATTVETIDLPTNVTAFVEGRSSIGRLGLFIQNAGWVDPGFKGQITLELFNANRLPIELTPGRRICQLVFAEVTGGAEPYQGKYVNQTGATSSMIYKDNAPS
- a CDS encoding GTP-binding protein — translated: MNNTIPVTVLSGYLGSGKTTLLNHLLQNRDGLRIAVIVNDMSEVNIDAELIKQGGELSRTEEKLVEMSNGCICCTLREDLLIEVEKLALAGNIDYIVIESTGISEPVPVAQTFSYIDEELNIDLTQFCRLDTMVTVVDANRFWHDFDSGESLLDRKQALGEEDEREIADLLIDQIEFCDVLVLNKCDLVSEQELEKLEQVLRTLQPTAKLIRTVNATVQPKEIVNTGLFNFEHASNSAGWIRELAEGHANHTPETEEYGISSFVYESRIPFHSIRFDNWAHSMPSNIVRAKGIAWCATQNNVALLLSQAGPSVSIEPLSYWVASLPKAEQHQILKENPHLVQSWDVHYGDRHTKLVFIGTDLDKEEITRELEACLLTDTELVCDWETLEDPFQWKLQQA